One stretch of Candidatus Poribacteria bacterium DNA includes these proteins:
- a CDS encoding WD40 repeat domain-containing protein: MLKKVVNLITIFTILATTTCTSEDTWNWEDDINIDDIQADKWVLPERTTVTGLSADTIKDIRYSPDGRMLAVARGYSITLYNIETKEELFGLSDHTNWVQSISFSPTGDTLASASWDKTIRLWDTNTGILKYTLTQPKDWTWSVSFSPDGKTLASGSWGTIYLWNTDAGKLKKTFTNPDKWGEIKSISFSPDGNTLATSSEDKYIDLWDANTGKLKKTFTPTNPFGEVNYISFSPDGNMLVSASERTIQLWNVNTGKLEKILTGHKDWVEDISFSPDGNTFASASRYGDVRLWDISTGELKYTLIAYRKNQHGKFRDPKWSVSFSQDGKTLATGSNFGTIYFWRHREKF, from the coding sequence ATGCTAAAGAAGGTAGTAAATTTAATTACCATCTTTACCATCCTTGCCACCACTACCTGTACAAGCGAGGATACTTGGAATTGGGAAGACGATATCAATATAGATGATATCCAAGCAGACAAATGGGTTTTACCCGAAAGGACCACTGTCACAGGTTTAAGCGCAGATACAATAAAGGACATTCGGTATTCCCCCGATGGAAGGATGCTTGCTGTAGCAAGAGGCTATAGTATTACACTATACAATATAGAGACAAAAGAAGAACTCTTCGGACTCTCTGATCACACAAATTGGGTTCAATCCATATCTTTCAGTCCGACTGGAGATACACTCGCAAGTGCAAGTTGGGATAAAACAATCCGCCTTTGGGATACCAACACAGGGATTCTCAAATATACACTCACCCAACCTAAAGATTGGACATGGAGCGTATCTTTCAGTCCAGATGGAAAGACACTCGCAAGCGGAAGCTGGGGCACCATTTACCTCTGGAATACCGATGCAGGAAAACTCAAAAAAACATTTACTAACCCAGATAAGTGGGGTGAAATAAAGTCTATATCTTTCAGCCCAGATGGGAACACGCTTGCAACTTCAAGTGAAGACAAATATATTGACCTCTGGGATGCCAACACAGGAAAACTCAAAAAAACATTTACACCTACTAACCCATTCGGAGAAGTAAATTACATATCTTTCAGTCCAGATGGGAACATGCTTGTAAGTGCGAGTGAAAGAACAATCCAATTGTGGAATGTTAACACAGGAAAACTCGAAAAAATACTCACTGGACATAAGGATTGGGTCGAAGACATATCTTTTAGTCCAGATGGTAACACATTTGCAAGTGCAAGTCGATATGGAGATGTCCGTCTTTGGGATATCAGCACAGGGGAACTCAAATACACACTCATTGCATATCGTAAAAATCAGCATGGAAAGTTTCGAGACCCTAAATGGTCGGTATCCTTCAGTCAAGATGGAAAGACACTCGCGACTGGAAGTAATTTTGGAACAATTTACTTCTGGAGACACAGAGAGAAGTTTTAA
- a CDS encoding zinc-binding alcohol dehydrogenase, with protein MPRELIAPAQEQVAFREYESQPLQANEIRVKSQFGAAKHGSEMASYKGYAGPRGGYDGEYKIFRANTSGMVHYPSGLGNMCVGEVTEIGADVTDVEVGERVFRHSSFREEHIWNAAGTRKLPNGVPWQAAVCLDPTDFALGAVRDGHIRIGDAVAVFGMGGIGLMALQLAKLAGAYPVIGIDPLELRRNVALECGADIVIDPTTDDAGLEIKKATNKRGADVCIEYSGHHTALQDAIRGVTYLGTVVAGAWPGIYPAGLDLGAEAHFNRPTIVFSRACSEPNPEYPNWNEGRLFEISWRLLCNGSLKSEPVIHPVVDFDDLLDEYPKIATAPGENVKLGVRFA; from the coding sequence ATGCCAAGAGAACTCATTGCACCGGCACAAGAGCAGGTCGCTTTCCGAGAATATGAAAGCCAACCCTTGCAAGCGAATGAAATTCGTGTCAAGAGCCAGTTTGGTGCAGCCAAGCACGGTTCAGAGATGGCATCGTATAAGGGGTATGCGGGTCCACGCGGTGGCTACGATGGCGAATATAAAATCTTTCGCGCAAACACCTCTGGAATGGTGCACTACCCTTCAGGCCTTGGGAACATGTGTGTTGGCGAGGTAACTGAGATTGGGGCGGACGTTACCGATGTCGAGGTAGGAGAACGAGTTTTTCGGCACAGCTCCTTCCGCGAAGAACATATTTGGAACGCAGCAGGTACCCGGAAACTGCCCAATGGTGTGCCTTGGCAGGCAGCCGTCTGTTTGGATCCAACGGATTTTGCACTCGGTGCAGTGCGCGACGGTCATATCCGCATCGGTGATGCCGTGGCAGTTTTTGGAATGGGTGGCATCGGACTGATGGCACTGCAGCTCGCAAAGTTAGCGGGTGCCTATCCAGTAATTGGCATCGATCCGCTTGAACTACGCCGCAATGTCGCTCTCGAATGTGGTGCTGATATCGTCATTGACCCTACAACAGATGATGCCGGTTTGGAGATTAAAAAAGCCACCAACAAACGTGGTGCTGACGTTTGTATTGAATATAGCGGACATCATACGGCACTGCAAGACGCTATCCGCGGCGTGACGTATTTAGGGACGGTTGTCGCTGGTGCATGGCCCGGTATCTACCCCGCAGGATTAGATCTCGGTGCCGAAGCGCATTTCAATCGACCAACGATTGTTTTCTCACGCGCATGTAGCGAACCGAATCCCGAATATCCGAACTGGAATGAAGGCAGACTCTTTGAAATCAGTTGGCGGCTCCTTTGCAATGGCAGCCTGAAATCTGAACCGGTTATACATCCTGTTGTCGATTTTGACGATCTGTTGGACGAGTATCCAAAGATCGCAACTGCCCCGGGTGAGAATGTAAAGTTAGGGGTCCGATTCGCATAG
- a CDS encoding serine hydrolase: protein MVEPEAVGLSTERLSRIDKVMEKHIAQQKIAGGVILIARYGKIAYLGAHGMMDVEAEKPMMPDTIFRIASMTKQITSVAVMMLYEEGHFRLHEPVSNFIPAFKEMLVLPPEDAEDSAAPVPATRQITIWNLLTHTSGLTYHWNERLGPKYNDAGITHGLLQDESTLAEKMKVLATIPLLHQPGDRVEYGLSIDVLGYLVEVVSGMPLDQFFAERIFKPLGMTDTHFFIPEAKRERIATVYERTGDGPIMRKSKEPTVNGSVIYSTDYPYNGPKTYFSGGAGLVSTASDYARFAQMMLNDGKFDGVRLLSRKTVEFMTMDQLTRMDVNYGFGLGFSIVRDESELWDIGSVGAYSGGGFFFTSFFIDPQEQMIGIFMCQLHPTGGLDLGGRIRTLCYQAIAD from the coding sequence ATGGTGGAGCCTGAAGCAGTTGGGCTTTCTACCGAAAGGCTCTCAAGAATTGATAAAGTAATGGAAAAGCACATCGCGCAGCAGAAAATCGCTGGCGGTGTTATACTGATTGCGAGGTACGGAAAGATCGCGTATCTCGGGGCTCACGGTATGATGGATGTTGAAGCAGAAAAGCCGATGATGCCCGACACCATTTTCCGTATTGCATCAATGACCAAGCAGATTACGAGTGTCGCTGTAATGATGCTTTATGAAGAAGGGCATTTTCGGTTACATGAGCCGGTCTCAAATTTCATTCCGGCTTTCAAGGAGATGCTTGTGCTACCACCGGAAGATGCCGAAGATTCGGCAGCCCCTGTACCGGCAACACGGCAGATTACCATCTGGAATCTGCTCACCCACACGTCTGGTCTAACGTATCACTGGAATGAGCGACTCGGTCCGAAATACAACGATGCGGGTATCACCCACGGGCTTTTGCAGGATGAAAGCACCCTTGCGGAGAAGATGAAAGTATTGGCGACGATCCCGTTATTGCATCAACCGGGTGATAGAGTTGAGTACGGTCTCTCAATAGATGTACTCGGTTATCTCGTCGAGGTCGTATCAGGCATGCCACTTGATCAGTTTTTCGCTGAGCGTATTTTCAAACCCCTCGGTATGACAGACACACACTTTTTTATCCCGGAAGCGAAACGTGAACGGATCGCAACGGTGTACGAGCGAACCGGAGATGGCCCGATCATGCGAAAATCCAAAGAACCGACAGTAAACGGTTCGGTGATCTACTCAACCGACTACCCATACAACGGTCCAAAAACCTATTTCTCTGGCGGTGCTGGGTTAGTCTCTACTGCGTCTGATTATGCCCGTTTTGCACAGATGATGCTCAACGACGGGAAATTTGACGGTGTTCGATTGTTGAGCCGAAAAACCGTTGAATTCATGACTATGGATCAGCTTACCAGGATGGATGTCAATTACGGATTTGGTCTCGGTTTTAGTATTGTTCGCGACGAGTCAGAGCTCTGGGATATCGGATCAGTTGGAGCGTATAGCGGTGGTGGTTTCTTCTTCACCAGTTTCTTCATTGATCCTCAGGAACAGATGATTGGTATCTTCATGTGCCAATTGCACCCTACCGGCGGTTTGGATCTTGGAGGGAGGATTCGCACCCTCTGCTACCAAGCAATCGCCGATTAA
- a CDS encoding DUF1501 domain-containing protein: MAMDIHEETNLRLTRRTFLGKTVRSVGSLALASLLTPSLVNAAPEIERWPGIVTTPHVPPKAKTIIHLCMAGGPSHLETLDYKPKLAELHGQPMPKSFTEGQPIAQLQGQADSLKCLGPTHEFKKYGQSGQEMSTAFPHIGSLADDICIVRSLKTEQINHDPAHTFMNTGTAIAGRPSMGSWLLYGLGSENENLPGYVVLISSGGGQDQPIATRQWHSGFLPGQFQGVQFHSTGDPVHYVTNPGGVNAEQQRDVVDAVQTLNGIFDETVDDPAISTRISQYEMAFRMQTSVPELTDISKEPQHVLDAYGAKPGDGSYASNCLLARRLAERGVRFIQLYHRGWDHHGGIENAIKTTSGYVDKATAALVNDLKQRGMLDETLVIWGGEFGRTPMAQGTGRDHHIKGFSMWMAGGGIKGGVSYGNTDELGYNAVENIVHVHDFHATMLHLFGINHEKLVYRFQGRDFRLTDVHGHVVRDILA; this comes from the coding sequence ATGGCTATGGATATTCATGAAGAAACCAACTTACGCCTTACGAGGCGGACATTTTTGGGAAAAACGGTGCGGAGTGTCGGATCGCTCGCACTTGCATCTTTACTGACACCATCACTTGTCAATGCTGCACCGGAGATTGAGCGGTGGCCAGGTATTGTTACCACACCACATGTACCACCGAAAGCAAAAACTATTATCCACCTCTGCATGGCAGGTGGTCCATCGCATCTGGAGACTTTGGATTACAAACCGAAACTCGCAGAACTCCACGGGCAACCGATGCCAAAGTCTTTCACTGAAGGGCAGCCGATTGCACAACTTCAAGGACAAGCGGATTCACTCAAATGCCTTGGTCCAACACATGAATTCAAAAAGTATGGGCAATCGGGGCAGGAGATGAGTACGGCGTTTCCACATATTGGAAGTCTTGCTGATGATATCTGCATCGTCCGCTCTCTGAAAACCGAGCAGATTAACCACGATCCGGCACACACCTTTATGAACACTGGCACTGCAATCGCTGGCAGACCGAGCATGGGCTCGTGGCTGCTTTACGGACTCGGCAGTGAAAACGAAAACCTACCCGGTTATGTAGTACTTATTTCCTCTGGTGGTGGTCAGGATCAACCGATTGCAACCCGACAGTGGCATAGCGGGTTCCTCCCGGGTCAGTTTCAAGGTGTCCAATTCCATTCAACAGGCGATCCCGTTCATTATGTTACGAATCCTGGCGGCGTGAACGCCGAACAACAACGCGATGTGGTAGATGCCGTGCAAACATTGAACGGCATATTTGATGAGACTGTGGACGATCCGGCTATCTCAACACGCATCAGTCAATACGAGATGGCGTTCCGCATGCAGACGAGTGTCCCGGAGCTGACCGACATCTCTAAAGAGCCACAGCACGTTCTGGATGCGTACGGCGCGAAGCCGGGTGATGGTTCCTATGCCTCAAACTGTCTGCTCGCGCGACGGTTAGCCGAACGTGGCGTGCGATTTATTCAACTCTACCACCGTGGCTGGGATCATCACGGCGGCATTGAGAACGCCATTAAGACAACCTCTGGCTATGTTGATAAGGCAACCGCTGCGCTTGTTAACGATCTGAAACAACGCGGCATGTTAGACGAAACCTTGGTGATCTGGGGTGGTGAGTTTGGTCGGACACCAATGGCACAAGGCACCGGACGCGACCATCACATCAAAGGATTTTCGATGTGGATGGCGGGTGGTGGCATCAAAGGTGGTGTTAGTTACGGTAACACCGATGAGTTGGGATATAATGCCGTTGAAAATATTGTGCATGTCCACGACTTCCACGCCACGATGCTGCACCTCTTCGGGATTAACCATGAGAAACTCGTCTATCGCTTCCAAGGGCGAGACTTCCGCCTCACCGATGTCCATGGGCATGTCGTCCGCGACATTTTGGCTTAA
- a CDS encoding type II toxin-antitoxin system HicB family antitoxin, protein MKYKEYSAHIEYSEEDGCFVGHIAGITDIIGFHADTDSELQAAFEEAVEDYLETCQKLNKPPQKSYSGKLRLRIPPDIHVAIAEAAEASGKDLDQWATEIFTHAVAVPSKT, encoded by the coding sequence ATGAAGTACAAAGAGTATAGTGCACATATTGAGTACAGTGAAGAAGACGGCTGCTTCGTCGGTCATATTGCAGGTATAACCGACATCATCGGGTTTCACGCGGACACTGATTCTGAACTTCAAGCGGCTTTTGAAGAAGCCGTGGAAGATTATCTGGAAACATGTCAGAAATTAAATAAACCGCCTCAAAAGTCATATTCTGGAAAGTTAAGATTGCGGATTCCGCCGGACATCCATGTAGCGATTGCAGAAGCTGCAGAAGCAAGTGGAAAAGACCTTGACCAGTGGGCAACAGAAATTTTCACGCATGCGGTTGCTGTTCCGTCGAAAACCTAA
- a CDS encoding type II toxin-antitoxin system HicA family toxin, protein MQGTLDAIFRGPDPIILKWWRLESFLITYGAKSIKGKESRVRFELNGTIVTLHRPHSQQEAHPYQVKDARRFLEEQR, encoded by the coding sequence ATCCAGGGAACTTTAGACGCTATTTTCAGAGGACCGGACCCGATAATATTAAAATGGTGGCGGTTAGAGTCTTTCTTGATTACGTATGGAGCAAAATCTATTAAGGGAAAAGAATCGAGGGTCAGGTTTGAATTGAATGGTACTATCGTAACGCTTCACCGTCCTCACAGTCAACAGGAAGCACACCCTTACCAAGTGAAGGATGCTCGGCGTTTTCTGGAAGAGCAAAGATAA
- a CDS encoding PSD1 and planctomycete cytochrome C domain-containing protein has translation MSQTQLLRLNGSTSVRRRCIGLIIFLLGVAIVLQPADAEKLRFDRDILPILSDKCFACHGPDSAVRQANLRLDTKEGAFSAPSGYPIIVPGEPENSELVLRITHEDIDQRMPPQISNRQPTQEQIDTLIQWIAEGAEWEDHWVYSLPNRVEPPTVTDSTWVRNPIDAFILGKLEAEGLTPSIEADKRTLIRRLNFDLTGLLPTPAEVEHFLRDETPDAYDSLVNRLLSKPQYGEQLAMYWLDLVRYADTSGYHADENVSIWPYRDYVIKAFNDNMPFDQFTLENLAGDLLPNPTVTQKVAAGYNRLNQTTSEGGAQAKEYLAIYAADRVRTTASVWLGATLGCAQCHDHKFDPYTAKDFYSFAAFFADVKGPGVYGGGSKWEPVVMLPTRMQESTLREINDELAKLEQVFKASSPGLAAEQASWENEILSLLESTESTDFAWVDDAQANGGRTEGTWTFVGKNEAPVFSKLLSRRQTAEAEQTVQHAFRGANRKFTLAEDDQLFAYIWIDPEAPPETVMLQWNDGNWDHRAFWGEDKIESGGIGNDTPAHKPMGPLPAAGEWVRLEVDPTDVGLKSGSVLNGMAFTQFGGTAYWDVAGIATTRGSAVKHTHTEQVIAAIQVDASVRTTSQREQIAAEYRRITPALDGIRNQMADLRKQKSEVEKEIPYSLTTESTQPRTTRVLPRGNWLDDSGEIVEPMIPTFLGDLGIKNRRPTRLELARWVVSKENPLTARAFVNRLWALYFGMGLSRVLDDLGAQGEAPVHPELLDWLAVEFMESGWNVKHIVKLIVTSNAYRQSSKPTEVLSEKDPYNRLVARQSRWRLDAEIVRDNALFLSGLLVPKIGGPSVKPYQPKGYYSNLNFPKRVYAHDTGENQYRRGLYTHWQRTFLHPSMMAFDAPSRQECTAERATSNTPMQALTLLNDPTYVEVARVFAARILSEGGESIAERINWAYQRVLSRMPQPQELEIMTNLYEKHQTEYTANLDAADALVATGEAPATEDIASDELAAWTSVARVILNLHETITRY, from the coding sequence ATGTCACAGACACAGTTATTACGTTTGAACGGTTCGACATCAGTTCGCAGGCGTTGCATAGGTCTTATAATATTCCTGTTGGGAGTGGCAATTGTATTGCAACCCGCCGATGCCGAGAAACTTCGATTTGACCGAGATATTCTGCCAATCTTGTCAGATAAATGTTTTGCGTGTCACGGTCCCGATTCGGCGGTGCGTCAAGCCAACCTACGACTTGACACTAAAGAAGGTGCCTTCTCTGCACCGAGTGGCTATCCAATCATCGTCCCGGGTGAACCGGAGAACAGCGAATTAGTCCTGCGCATCACACACGAAGACATCGACCAGCGGATGCCGCCACAGATCTCCAATCGGCAGCCAACACAGGAACAGATCGACACGCTCATTCAGTGGATTGCCGAGGGTGCTGAATGGGAAGATCATTGGGTCTACAGTTTGCCGAATCGGGTTGAACCTCCTACTGTCACAGACAGCACATGGGTTCGCAATCCTATTGACGCGTTTATACTTGGAAAGTTAGAGGCAGAGGGACTCACACCGTCAATAGAGGCGGATAAGCGGACGCTCATCCGTCGTTTGAATTTTGACCTTACTGGATTGCTACCTACGCCTGCTGAGGTAGAGCATTTTTTAAGAGATGAAACCCCGGATGCCTACGACTCACTCGTTAACAGGCTTCTGTCTAAACCGCAGTACGGTGAGCAGTTGGCAATGTACTGGCTCGATCTCGTGCGCTATGCGGATACGAGCGGTTACCATGCTGATGAAAATGTGAGCATCTGGCCCTATCGCGATTATGTGATAAAAGCGTTTAATGACAACATGCCGTTTGATCAGTTCACACTCGAAAATCTTGCAGGCGATCTCTTACCGAATCCGACAGTTACACAGAAGGTGGCTGCCGGTTATAACCGTCTAAATCAGACAACCTCAGAGGGCGGTGCACAAGCGAAGGAATATCTCGCAATCTACGCTGCAGATCGGGTGCGGACAACTGCATCCGTCTGGTTAGGTGCAACCCTCGGTTGTGCGCAGTGTCACGACCACAAATTTGACCCCTACACTGCCAAGGATTTTTATAGTTTTGCTGCATTCTTTGCCGATGTTAAAGGACCTGGTGTATACGGCGGTGGGAGTAAGTGGGAACCTGTCGTTATGTTACCCACCCGTATGCAGGAATCAACATTGCGAGAAATTAACGACGAATTGGCAAAGTTAGAACAGGTGTTCAAGGCATCGTCCCCCGGATTGGCAGCAGAACAGGCATCGTGGGAGAACGAGATTCTTTCACTTCTCGAATCAACAGAATCTACTGATTTTGCTTGGGTGGACGATGCACAGGCAAACGGCGGTAGGACCGAGGGTACATGGACGTTTGTCGGCAAGAATGAAGCCCCTGTTTTCAGTAAATTGTTATCACGTCGCCAGACAGCGGAAGCTGAGCAGACAGTCCAGCACGCCTTCCGAGGTGCTAATCGGAAGTTTACCCTCGCTGAAGACGATCAACTTTTTGCTTACATCTGGATTGACCCAGAGGCACCCCCAGAAACAGTCATGCTCCAATGGAATGACGGCAATTGGGACCACCGAGCGTTTTGGGGTGAAGATAAAATCGAGTCTGGTGGGATTGGAAACGACACACCTGCTCATAAACCGATGGGACCCCTGCCAGCAGCTGGTGAATGGGTGCGACTTGAGGTAGATCCGACGGATGTTGGATTAAAATCGGGAAGTGTCCTTAATGGGATGGCTTTCACCCAGTTTGGTGGCACCGCTTATTGGGACGTGGCTGGCATCGCGACCACTCGCGGTTCAGCAGTGAAACACACCCATACGGAACAGGTGATTGCAGCAATTCAGGTAGATGCCTCCGTTAGAACGACAAGTCAACGCGAGCAGATTGCAGCGGAATATCGGCGCATCACACCAGCACTCGACGGTATCCGCAATCAGATGGCAGATTTACGGAAGCAGAAATCCGAGGTAGAAAAAGAAATCCCTTACTCACTCACGACTGAATCCACACAACCGCGCACGACCCGTGTTTTACCACGAGGCAACTGGCTGGACGATTCAGGTGAGATCGTCGAACCGATGATACCGACGTTCCTTGGGGACTTGGGTATCAAAAACCGCCGTCCGACTCGATTAGAGCTTGCGCGGTGGGTCGTGTCGAAGGAAAATCCATTGACGGCGCGTGCTTTTGTGAATCGTTTGTGGGCACTCTACTTCGGAATGGGATTGTCCCGCGTCTTGGATGACCTCGGTGCACAAGGTGAAGCACCTGTACATCCTGAATTACTTGACTGGCTTGCTGTCGAATTTATGGAGAGCGGTTGGAACGTCAAACATATCGTAAAACTTATCGTCACCTCGAATGCCTACCGTCAATCCTCGAAACCGACGGAAGTGTTGAGCGAAAAGGACCCTTACAACCGTTTGGTTGCCCGTCAGTCACGTTGGCGATTAGATGCAGAGATCGTGCGCGATAACGCGCTGTTTTTGAGTGGGCTACTTGTCCCCAAAATCGGCGGTCCGAGTGTGAAACCTTACCAACCGAAGGGTTACTATTCAAACCTAAACTTTCCGAAACGGGTCTACGCTCACGATACAGGAGAAAATCAGTATCGCCGTGGGCTTTATACGCATTGGCAGCGCACTTTCTTGCACCCAAGCATGATGGCATTTGATGCACCGAGCCGTCAGGAGTGCACCGCCGAACGTGCGACCTCTAATACGCCGATGCAGGCACTGACTTTACTTAACGATCCAACTTACGTTGAAGTGGCGCGTGTCTTTGCTGCGCGGATACTCAGTGAAGGCGGTGAATCCATTGCAGAGCGTATCAACTGGGCGTACCAGCGGGTACTGTCTCGAATGCCGCAGCCGCAGGAACTGGAGATTATGACAAATCTCTATGAGAAACACCAAACTGAGTACACCGCCAATCTTGACGCTGCTGACGCGTTAGTCGCGACAGGCGAAGCACCTGCGACCGAAGATATTGCGTCAGACGAATTAGCGGCGTGGACTTCCGTGGCACGGGTGATACTGAATTTGCATGAGACAATTACCCGGTATTAA
- a CDS encoding ATP-binding protein, which produces MFFDRHQELAALERMFQSKVAEFFVLYGRRRVGKTELLTQFCKGKRSIYFLASQLKERDHLQQLTETARHLLDDPLLQNLVFDDWETVLVYFAQQAQEERLVLVLDEFQYLCEDNAALPSLIQRFWDLHGKNSKLFLILCGSQVSFMEQEVLAERSPLYGRRTGQLRLMPLSYRDSGYFFSEYSAKEKLIAYGILGGIPAYLNQFALRSSNDSQRTLEQHIKDELLTPQGYLFDEVNFLLRTELREPRTYASVLQAIAGGATRLNEISQRVGLEPTNVNKYLSVLRELRLVKRETPVTDRAPQKSKKGLYKIADNYVKFWFRFVLPNRSLIESGNADLVYEEIIAPNLPDYMGEIFEDICRQYISLYWAEKLKVASKQVGAHWAPSIEIDVLTENVDESHSFGECKWWNAPVGENVLNNLIEKTEKVPDRWHRNPRYLLFSASGFTDALKQRAEKEEILLIETNDLL; this is translated from the coding sequence ATGTTCTTTGATCGCCACCAAGAATTAGCTGCTTTAGAGCGAATGTTTCAGTCAAAGGTAGCGGAATTTTTTGTGTTATACGGCAGGAGGCGGGTTGGGAAAACTGAACTATTAACGCAATTCTGTAAGGGTAAAAGGAGCATTTATTTCCTCGCCAGCCAATTGAAAGAACGGGACCACCTCCAGCAGCTCACTGAAACTGCTCGACATCTTCTTGATGACCCGTTACTTCAGAACCTCGTCTTTGACGATTGGGAAACCGTGCTGGTTTATTTTGCACAACAGGCACAAGAAGAACGACTCGTTTTGGTACTTGATGAGTTTCAATATCTCTGTGAGGATAACGCAGCACTCCCTTCGCTAATTCAACGTTTTTGGGACCTACACGGAAAAAACAGCAAACTCTTCTTGATTCTGTGCGGATCGCAAGTGAGTTTCATGGAGCAAGAGGTTTTGGCGGAACGGTCGCCTTTATATGGACGGCGTACTGGACAACTCCGTTTGATGCCGCTCTCCTATCGTGATAGTGGATATTTCTTTTCAGAATATTCTGCCAAGGAGAAACTAATTGCTTACGGTATCCTCGGCGGTATTCCAGCGTATCTCAATCAATTTGCGTTGCGTTCCTCAAACGATTCACAAAGAACGCTTGAACAGCATATCAAAGACGAACTACTCACGCCCCAAGGGTACTTATTCGATGAGGTTAATTTCTTGTTGCGCACAGAACTCAGGGAACCGAGAACTTATGCGAGTGTGTTACAGGCAATCGCCGGTGGTGCGACGCGATTAAATGAGATTTCTCAACGGGTCGGACTTGAGCCAACGAACGTGAATAAATATCTCAGCGTGCTTAGAGAACTGAGGTTAGTCAAACGCGAAACACCCGTCACTGACCGGGCACCCCAAAAAAGCAAAAAGGGACTTTATAAAATCGCTGACAACTACGTCAAATTCTGGTTTCGGTTCGTGCTACCGAATCGAAGTCTCATCGAATCTGGAAACGCAGATTTGGTATATGAGGAGATAATTGCTCCGAACCTCCCGGACTATATGGGGGAAATTTTTGAGGACATTTGTCGTCAATATATTAGCCTTTATTGGGCAGAAAAATTAAAGGTCGCTTCCAAACAGGTCGGGGCACATTGGGCACCCAGCATTGAGATAGATGTCCTAACAGAAAACGTTGACGAAAGCCACTCATTTGGTGAGTGCAAGTGGTGGAATGCTCCAGTCGGAGAAAACGTTCTAAATAATCTCATTGAAAAGACCGAGAAGGTTCCGGATCGATGGCATCGGAATCCGCGGTATTTGCTGTTTTCTGCGAGCGGCTTTACAGATGCGCTCAAACAGAGAGCAGAAAAAGAGGAGATCCTTCTCATTGAGACAAACGATCTGCTTTAG
- a CDS encoding NUDIX domain-containing protein, giving the protein MAKIITGPRVGQNGTIRVGCSAVIFDKDREKILLTRREDNNQWCLPSGGMEPGESASETCIREVEEETGLQVKIKHLIGIYTTPDELVVYQDGNRIQLVALCFEAEIVGGELRLSCETTEYGYFSYQEIQELDLLLNHVQRIKDAYSGEMTTFIR; this is encoded by the coding sequence ATGGCTAAGATTATTACAGGACCCCGTGTCGGGCAAAATGGCACAATCCGCGTTGGATGTTCGGCTGTTATTTTTGATAAGGACCGGGAAAAGATTCTATTAACGAGACGTGAAGATAACAACCAATGGTGTTTACCAAGCGGAGGAATGGAGCCGGGTGAAAGCGCGAGTGAGACGTGTATTCGAGAGGTCGAAGAAGAAACGGGTTTGCAAGTTAAAATAAAACACTTAATCGGCATCTACACAACTCCAGATGAGTTGGTCGTGTATCAAGACGGAAACAGAATCCAATTGGTGGCTCTATGCTTTGAAGCGGAGATTGTGGGTGGGGAACTCCGGCTGAGTTGCGAAACAACCGAATACGGATATTTCTCCTATCAAGAGATACAAGAATTGGATCTGCTTTTGAACCATGTTCAACGGATCAAGGATGCCTATAGTGGAGAAATGACGACTTTTATCAGGTAA